One window of Arthrobacter oryzae genomic DNA carries:
- a CDS encoding 1,4-dihydroxy-2-naphthoate polyprenyltransferase, protein MATAAQWIQGARPRTLPAAIAPVLIGTAAAFEMDAFKPLNAVLAAMVALLLQVGVNYANDYSDGIRGTDEDRVGPLRLVGSGAAKPEMVKRAAFGAFGLAMLFGLVLVVITQAWWLVLVGLGCVLAAWGYTGGKNPYGYMGLGDVFVFVFFGLVATLGTTYTQAGQISLPAVIGAIGTGLIACALLMANNVRDIPTDIQAGKKTLAVRLGDKHARESYVLMLAVAILLVIVLAPARPWMLIVLLLIPASLMPSWLMINGRKRKSLIPVLKQTGLINLGYSVLFSLGLVLSHGL, encoded by the coding sequence GTGGCTACAGCCGCACAATGGATCCAAGGCGCCCGACCGCGCACCCTGCCGGCTGCCATCGCACCGGTCCTGATCGGCACGGCCGCAGCCTTCGAGATGGACGCTTTCAAGCCGCTCAACGCCGTCCTTGCCGCCATGGTGGCCTTGCTGCTGCAGGTCGGCGTGAACTATGCCAACGACTACTCGGACGGCATCCGGGGCACGGACGAGGACCGCGTGGGACCGCTCCGGCTGGTGGGCTCAGGCGCCGCCAAACCGGAGATGGTCAAGCGGGCCGCGTTCGGCGCCTTCGGGCTGGCCATGCTGTTCGGCCTGGTCCTGGTGGTCATCACCCAGGCGTGGTGGCTGGTGTTGGTGGGCCTGGGCTGCGTCCTGGCCGCGTGGGGGTACACCGGCGGGAAGAACCCCTACGGCTACATGGGCCTGGGCGACGTCTTCGTGTTCGTATTCTTCGGCCTGGTGGCCACCCTCGGCACCACCTACACCCAGGCCGGGCAGATCAGCCTGCCTGCCGTCATCGGCGCGATCGGGACCGGGCTGATCGCCTGCGCCCTCCTGATGGCAAACAACGTCCGTGACATCCCCACCGACATCCAGGCCGGAAAGAAGACGCTGGCCGTGCGGCTGGGCGACAAGCACGCCCGTGAAAGCTACGTCCTGATGCTCGCCGTCGCCATCCTGCTGGTCATCGTCCTGGCACCGGCACGCCCGTGGATGCTGATCGTGCTGCTGCTGATTCCCGCCAGCCTGATGCCGTCATGGCTGATGATCAACGGACGCAAGCGCAAGAGCCTCATCCCCGTCCTCAAGCAGACGGGCCTGATCAACCTGGGCTACAGCGTGCTGTTCTCCCTGGGGCTTGTGCTGAGCCACGGGCTGTAA
- a CDS encoding DUF4229 domain-containing protein: MKYTLIRLALFVPLFALFSFLQIGMLLSAVCAGLIAFAISYLFFQKQRDAATATLHERFSGRAKPIRTAGEVEDADAEDSLVDANPDITVRSEVPRTEAPRTEVPRKES; the protein is encoded by the coding sequence ATGAAATACACCCTGATCCGCCTGGCGCTGTTTGTGCCGCTGTTCGCACTGTTCAGCTTCCTTCAAATCGGAATGCTGCTCTCCGCGGTCTGCGCCGGCCTGATCGCTTTCGCCATCAGCTACCTGTTCTTCCAGAAGCAGCGCGACGCCGCCACCGCCACCCTGCATGAGCGGTTCTCCGGCCGGGCCAAGCCCATCCGGACTGCCGGCGAGGTTGAAGACGCCGACGCCGAGGACAGCCTGGTGGACGCCAACCCGGACATCACCGTCCGCTCAGAGGTTCCCCGTACCGAAGCCCCCCGCACCGAAGTTCCGCGCAAGGAATCCTGA
- a CDS encoding PLDc N-terminal domain-containing protein — MPRVLVAVAVLAIYVYGIVDVIRTDRNLTRGISKTAWMVVVVVLPVVGAALWFIIGRPRKDRTAPQAYTRTTAPDDDPDFLRNLELRRRNQAEADRLRKLKEDLQAKERKANGGASGTNGAEGKGKSNGSQRGDKHTEESHHPETDSHGTDEVK, encoded by the coding sequence ATGCCCCGAGTATTGGTCGCCGTCGCCGTTCTAGCCATATACGTCTATGGCATCGTGGACGTGATCCGCACTGATAGGAACCTCACCAGGGGCATCTCCAAGACTGCCTGGATGGTAGTGGTTGTTGTGCTGCCTGTGGTGGGTGCGGCGCTGTGGTTCATCATCGGTCGGCCGCGCAAGGACCGCACCGCCCCGCAGGCCTACACTCGTACCACGGCACCGGATGACGACCCCGATTTCCTGCGCAACCTTGAACTCCGCCGCCGCAACCAGGCCGAAGCGGACCGCCTCAGGAAGCTCAAGGAGGACCTGCAGGCCAAGGAACGCAAGGCCAACGGCGGCGCCTCCGGCACGAACGGCGCTGAGGGCAAGGGAAAGTCGAACGGCAGCCAGCGGGGCGACAAGCACACCGAGGAATCGCACCACCCCGAGACCGACTCCCACGGCACGGACGAGGTCAAGTAG